One window of the Gammaproteobacteria bacterium genome contains the following:
- a CDS encoding MMPL family transporter, producing the protein MTNPAKEQGRITGRIADRIKGRVWQCYEAAVLGRPGVVLAALFALVAALASQAGDFRLDASADSLLLENDDDLRYYRSLVRRYGSDDFVAVTVTPGGDLFAPQALARLDALQNDLAALPGIRQVLSLLDVPLLDSPRISLSDLSKEKRTLRTPGVDTEMARREFQHSPLYRNLLLSDDGGTTMMLAYLETDDTLENLLAERERLRLLKQQRGLDAEQARQLDETSRLFRARQAEQVQQRRATIAAVRGVMDHHRERAELSLGGVPMIIADMIAMIENDLVVFGAAVAAFLVLMLTVIFRSPRWVALPMMCCLLSALAMVGLLGLLDWRVTVISSNFVALILIIAMSMTIHLTVRFRELQAARPAEEPRQLLKETVRFMFRPCIYTSLTTIVAFVSLLASGIRPVIDFGWLMTLGIVFAFFLIFTLFPSFLMVLKKGESRAENDFTTRLTGALARLTRRRHRAIAVVGLAAALASAFGIGQLEVENRFIDYFRDDTEIHRGMLLIDRKLGGTTPLDIVLKADAGTPSAPVAAPTADTGDSADNNADDDFALDDYLEDDAEQPPQNYWLNPRKLGEIQKIHDYLDAQAETGKVMSLATLARLAEMLKDGQPLDDFETALIGKLLPGDVKNILYTPYISADGNEVRFNARIIDSNKDLSRADFLNKIQSGIEDLGYDAERFRLTGMLVLYNNMLQSLYESQILTIGTVFLAILAMFTVLFRSWLLAAIAIFPNLLAAALVLGFMGYRGIPLDMMTITIAAISVGIAVDNTIHYIIRFKREFPKDRDYFAAIERCHGSIGKAVYYTSVTIIFGFSILALSNFIPTIYFGLLIGLAMLAALTASLTLLPSLLILFKPLGAPGAPEARR; encoded by the coding sequence GTGACAAACCCCGCCAAGGAGCAAGGGCGCATCACAGGGCGCATCGCAGACCGCATCAAGGGCCGCGTCTGGCAATGCTACGAGGCGGCGGTGCTGGGGCGGCCCGGCGTCGTGCTGGCCGCGCTGTTCGCGCTGGTCGCGGCGCTCGCAAGCCAGGCCGGGGATTTCCGGCTCGACGCCTCCGCCGACTCGCTGCTGCTTGAGAACGACGACGACCTTCGCTATTACCGTTCGCTGGTGCGCCGCTACGGTTCCGACGATTTCGTCGCCGTCACCGTCACGCCGGGCGGCGACCTGTTCGCGCCGCAGGCGCTGGCGCGACTGGACGCGCTGCAAAACGACCTCGCGGCGCTGCCCGGCATCCGCCAGGTGCTGTCGCTGCTGGATGTGCCGCTGCTCGACAGCCCGCGCATCAGCCTGTCCGACCTGTCGAAGGAAAAGCGCACGCTGCGAACGCCCGGAGTAGATACGGAGATGGCGCGGCGCGAATTCCAACACAGCCCGCTTTACCGCAACCTGCTGCTCAGCGACGACGGCGGCACGACGATGATGCTGGCCTACCTGGAAACGGACGACACGCTTGAAAACCTGCTGGCCGAACGCGAGCGCCTGCGCCTGCTGAAACAACAGCGCGGGCTGGACGCCGAACAGGCGCGCCAACTCGACGAGACATCGCGCCTGTTCCGGGCGCGCCAGGCCGAACAGGTGCAACAGCGGCGCGCGACCATCGCCGCAGTGCGCGGCGTCATGGACCACCACCGCGAGCGCGCCGAACTGTCGCTCGGCGGCGTGCCGATGATCATCGCCGACATGATCGCGATGATAGAGAACGACCTCGTCGTGTTCGGCGCCGCGGTCGCCGCGTTTCTGGTGCTGATGCTGACGGTCATCTTCCGCAGCCCGCGCTGGGTGGCGCTGCCGATGATGTGCTGCCTGCTGTCGGCGCTGGCGATGGTCGGCCTGCTCGGCCTGCTCGACTGGCGCGTAACGGTCATCTCGTCGAACTTCGTCGCGCTGATACTGATCATCGCGATGTCCATGACCATCCACCTGACGGTGCGCTTCCGCGAATTGCAGGCGGCGCGCCCCGCCGAAGAGCCGCGCCAGTTGCTGAAAGAGACCGTGCGCTTCATGTTCCGCCCGTGCATCTACACCTCGCTGACGACCATCGTCGCCTTCGTGTCGCTGCTGGCGAGCGGCATCCGCCCGGTCATTGATTTCGGCTGGCTGATGACGCTCGGCATCGTCTTCGCGTTCTTCCTGATCTTCACGCTGTTCCCGAGTTTTCTGATGGTGCTGAAAAAGGGCGAGAGCCGCGCCGAGAACGACTTCACAACGCGGCTGACGGGCGCGCTGGCGCGGCTGACAAGGCGCCGCCACCGCGCCATCGCCGTCGTCGGCCTTGCGGCGGCGCTGGCGAGCGCGTTCGGCATCGGCCAACTGGAGGTTGAAAACCGCTTCATTGACTACTTCCGCGACGACACCGAAATCCACCGCGGCATGTTGCTGATAGACCGCAAGTTAGGCGGCACGACGCCGCTCGACATCGTGCTGAAAGCCGACGCCGGCACGCCGTCGGCGCCGGTAGCGGCGCCGACGGCAGACACCGGCGACAGCGCGGACAACAACGCCGACGACGACTTCGCGCTCGACGACTACCTTGAAGACGACGCCGAACAGCCGCCGCAGAACTACTGGCTGAACCCGCGCAAACTCGGCGAGATACAAAAAATCCACGACTACCTCGACGCCCAGGCCGAGACCGGCAAGGTCATGTCGCTGGCGACGCTGGCAAGGCTCGCCGAAATGCTGAAAGACGGGCAGCCGCTGGACGACTTCGAGACCGCGCTCATCGGCAAACTGCTGCCCGGCGATGTCAAGAACATCCTCTACACGCCGTACATCTCCGCCGACGGCAACGAGGTGCGCTTCAACGCGCGCATCATTGATTCAAACAAGGACCTGAGCCGCGCCGATTTCCTGAACAAGATACAGTCCGGCATTGAAGACCTCGGCTACGACGCCGAACGCTTCCGCCTGACCGGAATGCTGGTGCTCTACAACAACATGCTGCAAAGCCTCTACGAGTCGCAGATACTCACCATCGGCACGGTGTTTCTGGCCATCCTGGCGATGTTCACGGTGCTGTTCCGCTCGTGGCTGCTGGCGGCCATCGCGATTTTCCCGAACCTGCTGGCGGCGGCGCTGGTGCTCGGCTTCATGGGCTACCGCGGCATACCGCTCGACATGATGACCATCACCATCGCCGCCATCAGCGTCGGCATCGCCGTGGACAACACCATCCACTACATCATCCGCTTCAAGCGCGAGTTTCCGAAAGACCGCGACTACTTCGCCGCCATTGAACGCTGCCACGGCAGCATCGGCAAGGCCGTGTACTACACCTCGGTCACCATCATCTTCGGCTTCTCGATTCTGGCGCTTTCAAACTTCATCCCGACCATCTACTTCGGCCTGCTCATCGGGCTGGCGATGCTGGCGGCGCTGACGGCGTCGCTGACGCTGCTGCCGTCGCTGCTGATTCTGTTCAAGCCGCTGGGCGCGCCGGGCGCGCCGGAGGCGCGGCGATGA
- a CDS encoding rubrerythrin family protein, with amino-acid sequence MALKGSETEKNLKAAFAGESQANRRYLYFAAKADVEGYNDVSAVFRSTAEGETGHAHGHLEYLEECGDPATDLPIGGTSDNLKAAIAGETHEYTDMYPGMAKTARDEGFEEVADWFETLAKAERSHANRFQKALDSLDG; translated from the coding sequence ATGGCACTGAAAGGAAGCGAAACGGAGAAAAACCTGAAGGCCGCTTTCGCCGGTGAATCGCAGGCCAACCGCAGGTACCTGTACTTCGCCGCCAAGGCCGATGTAGAGGGCTACAACGATGTGTCGGCGGTGTTCCGCTCGACCGCGGAAGGCGAGACCGGCCACGCCCACGGGCACCTTGAGTATCTTGAGGAGTGCGGCGACCCGGCCACCGACTTGCCGATTGGCGGCACTTCCGACAACCTGAAGGCGGCCATCGCCGGCGAGACCCACGAATACACCGACATGTATCCCGGCATGGCCAAAACGGCCCGCGACGAAGGTTTTGAGGAAGTGGCCGACTGGTTCGAGACGCTCGCCAAGGCCGAGCGTTCGCACGCCAACCGCTTTCAGAAAGCCCTCGACTCGCTCGACGGCTGA
- a CDS encoding polyprenyl synthetase family protein, with the protein MTKTGTKTAEADARAVEAFVAECAGRVGGDIERQLEKHRDGELAKAVLYAGAGEGKRIRPAIIYAAAQAAGLDFRRVDGIACAVELIHCYSLIHDDLPAMDDDDLRRGKPACHKVFGEALAILAGDAMQALAFERLACDAHLDAAQKVETMQILAATSGLSGMACGQALDIRAAGSQPDIAHLEHIHRLKTGTLMSACVTMTLACAGGAPDAVQTGLRAWAADIGLCFQIRDDILDVESATAALGKPHGSDRRHDKPTYVSLLGPERARRELEQLGARCLQQLADAGGGCAMLRGITRCIAGWGL; encoded by the coding sequence ATGACGAAGACGGGGACGAAGACGGCGGAGGCTGACGCGCGCGCGGTCGAGGCGTTTGTCGCCGAATGCGCGGGCCGCGTCGGCGGCGACATTGAACGCCAACTTGAAAAACACCGCGACGGCGAACTGGCGAAGGCCGTCCTCTACGCCGGCGCCGGCGAGGGCAAGCGTATCCGCCCGGCCATCATCTACGCCGCCGCGCAGGCGGCGGGCCTGGACTTCCGCCGCGTGGACGGCATCGCCTGCGCGGTCGAGTTGATTCACTGCTATTCGCTGATACACGACGACCTGCCGGCCATGGACGACGACGACCTGCGGCGCGGCAAACCGGCGTGCCACAAGGTTTTCGGCGAGGCGCTGGCGATACTGGCCGGCGACGCGATGCAGGCGCTGGCGTTTGAGCGCCTGGCCTGCGACGCGCACCTCGACGCCGCGCAGAAAGTCGAGACAATGCAGATACTGGCGGCGACCTCCGGCCTGTCGGGCATGGCCTGCGGCCAGGCGCTCGACATCCGCGCCGCCGGCTCGCAGCCGGACATCGCCCACCTTGAACACATTCACCGGCTGAAAACCGGCACGCTGATGTCGGCGTGCGTGACGATGACGCTGGCCTGCGCCGGCGGCGCGCCGGACGCGGTGCAGACCGGCCTGCGCGCGTGGGCCGCCGACATCGGCCTGTGCTTTCAGATACGCGACGACATTCTCGATGTCGAGAGCGCGACGGCGGCGCTCGGCAAGCCGCACGGCTCCGACCGCCGCCACGACAAGCCGACCTATGTCTCGCTGCTCGGCCCCGAACGGGCGCGGCGGGAACTGGAACAACTCGGCGCAAGGTGCCTGCAACAACTTGCGGACGCCGGCGGCGGCTGCGCGATGCTGCGCGGCATCACGCGCTGCATCGCCGGATGGGGCCTTTGA
- a CDS encoding HlyC/CorC family transporter, whose product MEDIPLYALFIVLGLLFALSAFFSGSETALMTVNRYRLEHLAREGHRGAARVLKLLEKPDQLISLILLGNNLANILIAQLTAYIGYRIYGDLGIAVATAALTLALLIFAELTPKTFAALWPQRLALPASAVYAVLRVPLYPLVRLGALITGALLKPFGGGQARGPTQSLTREELRAALAISRNVISEEYQDMLVGILDLEKKTVEDIMIPRHEIIGIDLDDEIGDIEDGLANTAYTRVPLYRGSIDHVVGFVHVRKMLQGDAAEGLTIEALEKAAREPHFISKNVPLMEALRDFKKHKRRSGLIVDEYGEIQGLVTMEDLLEEIVGEFTSDPGTYDLEIARQEDGSVIVDGSCHIRELNQLTGWKLDEDGPKTVNGLVLEKLEMIPESATCILIEGHPFEVLKTHRNAVKIVRILPRLAGRDGDGDGGNGNGNGANGAGETA is encoded by the coding sequence ATGGAAGACATTCCTCTATACGCGCTTTTTATCGTTCTCGGACTGCTGTTCGCGCTGTCGGCGTTCTTCTCGGGTTCGGAAACCGCGCTGATGACGGTCAACCGCTACCGCCTCGAGCATCTGGCGCGCGAAGGCCACCGCGGCGCCGCGCGCGTCCTCAAACTGCTGGAAAAGCCCGACCAGTTGATCTCGCTGATTCTGCTCGGCAACAACCTCGCCAACATTCTCATCGCGCAGTTGACGGCCTACATCGGCTACCGCATCTACGGCGACCTCGGCATCGCCGTGGCGACGGCGGCGCTGACGCTGGCGCTGCTGATCTTCGCCGAACTCACGCCCAAGACTTTCGCCGCGCTGTGGCCGCAGCGGCTGGCGCTGCCGGCAAGCGCCGTGTATGCGGTGCTGCGCGTGCCGCTGTATCCGCTGGTGCGCCTCGGCGCGCTGATCACCGGCGCGCTGCTGAAGCCGTTCGGCGGCGGCCAGGCGCGTGGCCCGACGCAGTCGCTGACGCGCGAGGAACTGCGCGCGGCGCTGGCCATCTCGCGGAATGTCATCTCGGAGGAATACCAGGACATGCTGGTCGGCATCCTCGACCTCGAGAAAAAAACGGTGGAAGACATCATGATCCCGCGCCACGAAATCATCGGCATTGACCTCGACGACGAGATCGGCGACATCGAGGACGGCCTCGCCAACACCGCCTACACGCGCGTGCCGCTGTACCGCGGCAGCATTGATCATGTCGTCGGCTTTGTGCATGTCAGAAAAATGCTGCAAGGCGACGCCGCCGAGGGGCTGACCATCGAGGCGCTGGAAAAGGCCGCGCGCGAGCCGCATTTCATCTCGAAGAATGTGCCGCTGATGGAGGCGCTGCGCGACTTCAAGAAGCACAAGCGCCGCAGCGGGCTGATTGTGGACGAATACGGCGAAATCCAGGGGCTGGTCACAATGGAAGACCTGCTGGAGGAAATCGTCGGCGAATTCACCAGCGACCCGGGCACCTACGACCTGGAAATCGCGCGCCAGGAAGACGGCAGCGTCATCGTGGACGGCAGTTGCCACATCCGCGAACTGAACCAGTTGACGGGCTGGAAACTGGACGAGGACGGCCCCAAGACCGTCAACGGCCTGGTGCTTGAGAAACTGGAGATGATTCCGGAGTCGGCCACCTGCATACTGATCGAGGGGCACCCGTTTGAGGTGCTGAAAACGCACCGCAACGCCGTCAAGATTGTCCGCATACTGCCGCGCCTCGCCGGGCGCGACGGCGACGGCGACGGCGGCAATGGCAACGGCAATGGCGCCAACGGCGCCGGGGAGACGGCGTGA
- a CDS encoding heterodisulfide reductase-related iron-sulfur binding cluster, with protein MSPPPRQEGSLDAPMRHPVDWRDPAYYDEQALNRELERVFDICHGCRRCVNLCGAFPTLFDLVDESETMEVDGVAAEDYVKVVDHCYLCDLCFMTKCPYVPPHEWNVDFPHLMLRAKAVKFRNGRTPRRDRMMTSTDALGKLASIPVVHRAVNAAVDSKAVRKRLDKTLGISAQARLPHYQPRPLHKRLARREAPVTGPAPAAGGAGKVALFVTCYDNYNEPGPVEDLIAVFGHNGIACEVVQSTRCCGMPKLELGDLEAVREMKEANAPLLAGYAARGFDIIAAVPSCLLMFRQELPLLFAGDADVEALSGRLFDPCEYLWLRHKGGALNLEFRNRLGDVLHHAACHQRVQNIGPKTRDLLSLVPGTTVESVERCSGHDGVYAMRSESRRMSVKIAKPVMHKLNARKPDYFTSDCMLAGHHIADLADGEMRARHPLSLLRLAYGI; from the coding sequence ATGTCTCCCCCGCCGCGCCAGGAAGGCAGCCTTGACGCGCCGATGCGCCACCCGGTGGACTGGCGCGACCCGGCGTATTACGACGAGCAGGCGCTGAACCGCGAACTCGAGCGGGTTTTCGACATCTGCCACGGCTGCCGCCGCTGCGTCAACCTGTGCGGCGCGTTTCCGACGCTGTTTGACCTGGTGGACGAGTCGGAGACGATGGAAGTGGACGGCGTCGCCGCGGAGGATTATGTCAAGGTCGTGGACCACTGTTATCTGTGCGACCTGTGCTTCATGACCAAATGCCCCTATGTGCCGCCGCACGAGTGGAATGTGGATTTTCCGCACCTGATGCTGCGCGCCAAGGCGGTCAAGTTCAGGAACGGGCGCACGCCGCGCCGCGACCGGATGATGACCTCGACCGACGCGCTCGGCAAACTGGCATCCATTCCGGTCGTCCACCGCGCCGTCAACGCCGCGGTGGACAGCAAGGCGGTTCGCAAGCGCCTTGACAAGACGCTCGGCATCTCGGCGCAGGCGCGGCTGCCGCACTACCAGCCGCGCCCGCTGCACAAGCGCCTTGCGCGGCGCGAGGCGCCGGTGACCGGGCCGGCGCCCGCCGCCGGCGGCGCCGGCAAGGTCGCGCTGTTCGTCACCTGCTACGACAACTACAACGAGCCGGGGCCGGTCGAGGACCTGATCGCGGTGTTCGGGCACAACGGCATCGCCTGCGAGGTCGTGCAGTCCACGCGCTGCTGCGGCATGCCGAAACTCGAGTTGGGCGACCTGGAAGCGGTGCGCGAGATGAAAGAGGCCAACGCGCCGCTGCTGGCCGGATACGCCGCGCGCGGCTTCGACATCATCGCGGCGGTGCCTTCGTGCCTGCTGATGTTTCGCCAGGAACTGCCGCTGCTGTTCGCCGGCGACGCCGATGTCGAGGCGCTGTCCGGGCGTTTGTTCGACCCCTGCGAATACCTGTGGCTGCGCCACAAGGGCGGCGCGCTGAACCTTGAATTCCGCAACCGGCTGGGCGATGTGCTGCACCACGCCGCCTGCCACCAGCGCGTGCAGAACATCGGCCCGAAAACCCGCGACCTGCTGTCGCTGGTGCCCGGCACCACCGTCGAGAGCGTCGAGCGTTGTTCCGGGCACGACGGCGTCTATGCGATGCGCTCGGAATCACGCCGCATGTCGGTCAAGATCGCCAAGCCGGTGATGCACAAACTCAACGCGCGCAAGCCCGATTATTTCACCAGCGACTGCATGCTGGCCGGGCACCACATCGCCGACCTCGCCGACGGCGAAATGCGCGCGCGCCATCCGCTGAGCCTGCTGCGCCTGGCCTACGGAATCTGA
- a CDS encoding DUF3501 family protein yields MSVKKLQRGDLYSLEDYALKRDEFRARVMAHKKDRVVAVGDHVTLYFEDYLTMRYQVQEMLRVEKIFEAREIEEEIASYNPLIPDGGNWKATMMIEYPDPRHRAARLRELVGIDAATWVRVGEHPKVHAISNEDLERTTPDKTSAVHFLRFELSPEMAAAAAAGGAIEAGVTHDNYTASATLSDAQRRSLLADLDI; encoded by the coding sequence CTGAGCGTGAAGAAACTGCAACGCGGCGATCTCTACAGTCTGGAGGACTACGCGCTCAAGCGCGACGAGTTTCGCGCGCGCGTGATGGCGCACAAGAAAGACCGCGTCGTCGCCGTCGGCGACCATGTAACGCTGTACTTCGAGGACTACCTGACGATGCGTTACCAGGTGCAGGAGATGCTGCGGGTAGAGAAAATCTTCGAGGCGCGCGAAATCGAGGAGGAAATCGCCTCCTACAACCCGCTGATTCCCGACGGCGGCAACTGGAAGGCGACGATGATGATCGAATACCCCGACCCGCGACACCGCGCCGCGCGCCTGCGCGAACTGGTCGGCATTGACGCCGCAACCTGGGTGCGTGTCGGCGAACACCCGAAGGTGCACGCAATCTCCAACGAAGACCTCGAGCGCACGACGCCGGACAAGACATCGGCGGTGCACTTCCTGCGTTTTGAACTGTCGCCGGAGATGGCCGCCGCCGCCGCCGCCGGCGGCGCCATCGAGGCCGGCGTCACCCACGACAACTACACGGCGTCGGCGACGCTCAGCGACGCGCAGCGCCGCTCGCTGCTGGCCGACCTGGATATCTGA
- the dxs gene encoding 1-deoxy-D-xylulose-5-phosphate synthase has protein sequence MNDTASGAAQRRLLDAIEWPHDLRQLPASDLPRLCDELRAFLIESVARCGGHFAAGLGAVELTVALHYVFDTPRDVLVWDVGHQCYPHKILTGRKREIESIRRRGGLAPFPKRGESDYDSYGVGHSSTSIGAAAGMAAGFDLLGERRKVAAVIGDGGMTAGMAYEALNHLGDAQYDVLIVLNDNEMSISPNVGAMSNYLTRILSSPAYTQVIAGGRRLLEPLPPVSELARRTKEHIKGMIVPGTMFEELNVHYYGPVDGHNVSQLVKTLGNLKKMSRPRLLHVITRKGKGYAPAEQDPVGYHAVPAFDPAAGVVKRAPPASAPATYTAVFSRWVCDMAARDPRLVAITPAMREGSGLVEFERRFPKRYFDVGIAEQHALTLAAGMACAGLKPVVAIYSTFLQRGYDQFIHDIALQKLPVVFAIDRAGVVGADGQTHAGSFDLSFLRCIPGAVVMTPMDERMTRKMLSTAFSLDAPAAVRYPRGQGPGADPGADLDAIEVGKAAVLRRGRGGAILGFGSPVAAALEAAEKLDASVVDMRFVKPLDEALLREMAAAHDWLATVEDNVVAGGAGGAVNECLAAAGAAAPVLNLGLPDTFQDHASREEQLHEARLDADGIERDIRAFVGRMTGRTA, from the coding sequence GTGAACGACACGGCAAGCGGCGCGGCGCAGCGGCGTCTGCTGGACGCCATTGAATGGCCGCACGACCTGCGGCAATTGCCGGCGTCGGACCTGCCGCGCCTGTGCGACGAACTGCGCGCGTTTCTGATTGAGTCGGTGGCGCGCTGCGGCGGCCACTTCGCCGCCGGCCTCGGCGCGGTTGAACTGACGGTCGCGCTGCACTATGTGTTCGACACGCCGCGCGATGTGCTGGTGTGGGATGTCGGCCACCAGTGCTACCCGCACAAGATACTGACCGGGCGCAAGCGCGAGATTGAAAGCATCCGCAGGCGCGGCGGCCTCGCGCCGTTCCCGAAGCGCGGCGAGAGCGACTACGACAGTTACGGCGTCGGCCATTCCAGCACCTCCATCGGCGCCGCCGCCGGCATGGCGGCGGGCTTTGATCTGCTCGGCGAGCGGCGCAAGGTGGCCGCCGTCATCGGCGACGGCGGCATGACCGCCGGCATGGCCTACGAGGCGCTGAACCACCTCGGCGACGCCCAATATGATGTCCTCATCGTGCTGAACGACAATGAAATGTCCATCTCGCCGAATGTCGGCGCGATGAGCAATTACCTGACGCGCATCCTGTCAAGCCCGGCCTACACCCAGGTCATCGCCGGCGGCAGGCGGCTGCTGGAGCCGCTGCCGCCGGTCAGCGAACTGGCGCGGCGCACCAAGGAGCACATCAAGGGCATGATTGTGCCGGGCACGATGTTTGAGGAACTGAATGTGCATTACTACGGCCCGGTGGACGGCCACAATGTCTCGCAACTGGTGAAAACGCTCGGCAACCTGAAAAAAATGAGCCGTCCGCGGCTGCTGCATGTCATCACCCGCAAGGGCAAGGGCTACGCGCCCGCCGAGCAGGACCCGGTCGGCTACCACGCGGTGCCGGCGTTTGACCCGGCGGCGGGCGTCGTCAAGCGCGCGCCGCCGGCGTCCGCGCCCGCCACCTACACCGCCGTTTTCAGCCGCTGGGTTTGCGACATGGCCGCGCGCGACCCGCGCCTTGTCGCCATCACGCCGGCGATGCGCGAGGGTTCCGGGCTGGTAGAATTTGAGCGGCGTTTCCCGAAGCGTTATTTCGATGTCGGCATCGCCGAGCAGCACGCGCTGACGCTGGCGGCGGGCATGGCCTGCGCTGGGCTGAAACCGGTCGTGGCCATCTACTCCACTTTCCTGCAGCGCGGCTACGACCAGTTCATCCACGACATCGCGCTGCAAAAACTGCCGGTGGTGTTCGCGATAGACCGCGCCGGCGTCGTCGGAGCGGACGGCCAGACGCACGCCGGCAGTTTTGATTTGAGTTTCCTGCGCTGCATTCCCGGCGCCGTCGTCATGACGCCGATGGACGAGCGGATGACGCGCAAGATGCTGTCCACCGCGTTCTCGCTTGACGCGCCGGCGGCGGTGCGCTACCCGCGCGGACAAGGGCCGGGCGCCGACCCCGGCGCCGACCTGGACGCCATCGAGGTCGGCAAGGCGGCGGTGCTGCGGCGCGGGCGCGGCGGCGCGATTCTGGGTTTCGGCAGCCCCGTCGCCGCCGCGCTCGAGGCGGCGGAGAAACTGGACGCAAGCGTCGTGGACATGCGCTTTGTCAAACCGCTTGATGAGGCGCTGCTGCGCGAGATGGCCGCCGCGCACGACTGGCTGGCGACGGTCGAGGACAATGTCGTCGCCGGCGGCGCCGGCGGCGCCGTCAATGAATGCCTGGCCGCCGCCGGCGCGGCGGCGCCGGTGCTGAACCTCGGGCTGCCGGACACTTTCCAGGATCACGCCTCGCGCGAAGAGCAACTGCATGAAGCGCGCCTTGACGCCGACGGCATCGAGCGCGACATCCGCGCCTTTGTCGGGCGCATGACGGGGCGCACGGCGTGA
- a CDS encoding formate dehydrogenase accessory sulfurtransferase FdhD, which yields MTQRPQMTRERLSPTWEVEARDQFGDARAVHIAGESPLTLIVDGRELVTLMTLGTYPEELAIGYLRNQRLIEDIAAIESVRVDWERETADIRLRPGCAVSDWEEKLAKRTVTSGCGQGTIFSCTLDKLYDRRLPDAEVRQAVIYELLREIARHNEIYKRAGAVHGCALCRGSEILMFVEDVGRHNAADAVAGMMWLEGLDGADKIFYTTGRLTSEIVMKTATMGIPTLLSRSGITNAGLEFARDLNITMLARAKGRSFLAYHGADKVIYDAKPPKPPPAPPKPKPQVD from the coding sequence ATGACGCAGCGCCCGCAAATGACGCGCGAGCGGCTGTCGCCGACCTGGGAAGTAGAGGCGCGCGACCAGTTCGGCGACGCGCGCGCGGTGCACATCGCCGGCGAATCGCCGCTGACGCTGATCGTGGACGGGCGCGAACTGGTTACGCTGATGACGCTCGGCACCTACCCGGAAGAACTCGCCATCGGCTACCTTCGCAACCAGCGCCTGATTGAAGACATCGCCGCGATTGAGTCGGTGCGCGTGGACTGGGAGCGCGAAACCGCCGACATCCGCCTGCGCCCCGGCTGCGCCGTCAGCGACTGGGAGGAAAAACTGGCGAAGCGCACCGTCACCAGCGGCTGCGGCCAGGGCACGATTTTCAGTTGCACGCTGGACAAACTCTACGACCGGCGGCTGCCCGACGCCGAGGTGCGCCAGGCCGTCATCTACGAACTGCTGCGCGAGATTGCGCGCCACAACGAGATTTACAAACGCGCCGGCGCGGTGCACGGCTGCGCGCTGTGCCGGGGCAGCGAGATTCTGATGTTCGTCGAGGATGTCGGGCGCCACAACGCCGCCGACGCCGTCGCCGGCATGATGTGGCTTGAGGGCCTCGACGGCGCCGACAAGATCTTCTACACAACCGGGCGGCTGACTTCCGAGATTGTCATGAAAACCGCGACGATGGGCATCCCGACGCTGCTGTCGCGCTCCGGCATCACGAACGCCGGGCTGGAATTCGCGCGCGACCTGAACATCACAATGCTGGCGCGCGCCAAGGGGCGGTCATTTCTCGCCTACCACGGCGCCGACAAGGTCATCTACGACGCGAAGCCGCCGAAGCCGCCGCCGGCGCCGCCGAAGCCGAAGCCGCAGGTGGACTGA
- a CDS encoding exodeoxyribonuclease VII small subunit yields MAQTKNRAKKSAPDFEKAIGQLEEIVARLEGGDLTLEQALEQFERGVALAKDCRDALARAEQRVKVLTKKEAREILEDDDEDGDEDGGG; encoded by the coding sequence ATGGCACAAACAAAAAACCGCGCGAAAAAAAGCGCGCCCGATTTCGAGAAGGCCATCGGGCAACTGGAGGAGATTGTCGCCCGTCTCGAGGGCGGCGATTTGACGCTTGAGCAGGCGCTGGAGCAGTTCGAGCGCGGCGTCGCGCTGGCGAAGGACTGCCGCGATGCGCTGGCGCGCGCCGAGCAGCGCGTCAAGGTGCTGACAAAAAAAGAGGCGCGCGAAATACTGGAAGACGATGACGAAGACGGGGACGAAGACGGCGGAGGCTGA